Genomic window (Oryza sativa Japonica Group chromosome 3, ASM3414082v1):
GATTCGTCGAGCAACCATGTGCTGACCACCGGCACAACAGGATTGCCGTGTATCTGCACGTACATCAGCCTTCCTCCGCTCACCTTCACGCAGCGGTGGGCACCGCGGTTAACCTGGTCATCAACAGGAAGCTCGTCGGGAACTTGTGGGAGCGGGACGTGGATCAGGTTCGGCTCCTCGGCGAAGGGATCGCACGCGAGGAGGCCGTAGGAGAGGTCCACCCACCAGAGCATCCCGCCGTGGGAGACGACGCCCTCCGGGTACCAGTCCAGCGGGAGTGGGGGCGAGCAGGTAAGCTCCCTCTCGCGCCACTTGCAGCACTCCCCCACCTTGTAGCTGAGCAGAGTGGCACCACCGGTGCTTGTGCCCTTGCATCCCGGCTGGAGCTCAGCGACCATACAGCCGTCGTCCTTGATGATGAGACCGACGTTGGCGGCGCCGTAGAAGGTCATGGGGCGCATTGGTTTGCAGTCGCGGAGGGAGACTACCTCACCGGTGTGCGCATCACAGATGTGGTAGGAGAccatggcggaggcggaggtgacAGGATGCGtgccgaggaggagaaggccagagcggtcggcggcgacgacataGGGGTAGAGTCcgaggcaggccgggagggagaTGTGGCGCGGCACGGTCAGGACGGAGGCTCGCGGGACCTCCTTGCGGGCGACGGAGATGTCGGTGCCCGGCGGGAAGATGCGCTTCGCCTCCTTGTACCCCACCACGTTAGGGATTGCGGCCAGAATGGCCCAAGGCtcctgcgccgccggcgccatggctgGATTTTTTCGGAGGAATTCGATCGGTTAGGGTTAGCGGCGAGGCCGCGACCGGGCAATCACGAAAGGGGAACAAAAGGCAATGGGTGGCCGGTGGCAATGctatatggttttttttttttactgtctaCTCCTCAGTTTACAGAAAACCCCTCCTAGTATCTTATAAATTTCAGACCATTGATTAATTTGAGATTTGTGCAAAGTCCACAAAACCCTAATcagttttcctttttcctccctgCCACCGCACTAGTCGCTAGCAATATTCTAAATCTCTGGCTAAGGCTCTTAGCGGTTGTGCTCTCCAATAGCTAAGAGCAGCTATAACCGGCTATAGCTACAGCTAAAACATTTAgcttttttctaaaatatgaGAAAACAATAAAAATTTAATAGAATTTGAGCTAAAAATTGACATATCACTTATTTCATTGCACGTTAAGTTCATCACCAATTCAAAGCTTATCACCAATTCATACTTCATACATGGAGTTCATAGTTCCTAACTCATACTTTCATAGTTCATATTAAATCATACAGATACATGGCACTTGAGTTCATACTTATAAATTTAACGGTTCATAGTTCATAGTAAACATGCCACTTGAGTTCTTGACATAAATAATAAATAGTTCATCATAAGAAGTCAAGAACATGaccattaattaacaaaataaGAACAACAAGTTTGTAGATTAGAATATTGCATTCCACTAATCAGATTCAGAGACACCATGAGACTTATCAGAATCGAAGGATCCCACTGAAACGTCTCCAGCGCCATTGCCATCACCATCTTCTGAGTCAGATGATGAAGGTCCAAGCTGCATTGTAACATCATTCATCAAAGAGTGCACGCTCTTGATTTTCTTCTTTCTAAGGCGCACAAgcctcttcctttttccttgACCTTATGATGATTCTCCCTGTGATGCTCCATCTTGTGGATCATCTTCAGCAAGCTCATTAGAAAAAGGTACAATACCATTAATGAACTCATTCTCATCATTAGACACAGCATCATTGACTTCCTTCTCTAAAGGATCCCTATCTTTGTTGTCTCTCTTGTTTATTAATTTGGAGTTCAATTTGACAAAGACAATATCTCTCATCCTATCATAAAGTAGCTTGTTGCGCCTCTTTGTATGGACCTATGAATACAAATCATAGATAGATAATTTAAATTACTAGACCAACAATGTCAATGTTTTGGAGCAACAAGTAGCGGGTTATCTTGTGACATTGTTGATGCAAGTTTATTTATTGCATGGTTAGTTACTGGTTTTTAAGTAGTACAAATTAAATTGGCTTAATCCCAATGAAGTATACAGAATGGAATGGATCATCACAACTCCACCTGCATTGGCGTATCCACCGTTGGGGCTTCTTGGGGCTCGAGCCCCAGCTCCACGGTTGTGCATTTCGCGGTCAGGTTCAGGAATAAAAGCGTTGTTGTCTACTGCCTCATTACATCTTTGTTGTCAGGGCCTCTACGACGTATTCCAGCTAGACTGGACATTAATCCATCTGTTGTAGTATGTAAAAGCCTCTTTATTGGTAAATTAGATTTGGAAACCTTTCAGTGTATTGGCACATCAATCCTATCAAATTCAATTTGTTTGCCAGATTTTAGTGGATATAACTGCACATTAAAGCGGAGAAGCAAGGTTAAGAAACGCTTCTTGGGGCTTGAGCCCCAGCTCCATGGTTGTGCATTTCACGGTCAGGTTCAGAAATAAAAACGTTGTTGTTTAGTGCCTCATTACATCTTTGTTGTCAGGGCCTCTACGACGTATTCCAGCTAGACTGGACATTAATCCATCTGTTGTAGTATGTAAACGTGAGCCTCTTTATTGGTAAATTAGGTTTGGAAACCTTTCAGTGTATTGGCACATCATTCATATCAAATTCAATTTGTTTGCCTGATTTTAGTGGATATAACTGCACATTAAAGCGGAGAAGCAAGGTTAACAAGTACTTTTCCAAATAATAA
Coding sequences:
- the LOC136355736 gene encoding uncharacterized protein codes for the protein MAPAAQEPWAILAAIPNVVGYKEAKRIFPPGTDISVARKEVPRASVLTVPRHISLPACLGLYPYVVAADRSGLLLLGTHPVTSASAMVSYHICDAHTGEVVSLRDCKPMRPMTFYGAANVGLIIKDDGCMVAELQPGCKGTSTGGATLLSYKVGECCKWRERELTCSPPLPLDWYPEGVVSHGGMLWWVDLSYGLLACDPFAEEPNLIHVPLPQVPDELPVDDQVNRGAHRCVKVSGGRLMYVQIHGNPVVPVVSTWLLDESTCSPGEWEWNPQLSAPLAELWIDQSYVDTMLPLTIPALALPHPTDPNRVYFFLKSCIFAADLRLRKLVSFNSFEMLDPPCELWMKRSSHLVHAWQYDPSSSRSDFVLACLRQDKAIASKSSFSGIIPVTRRTAKSLKRVWDSVTRQQQKQEQQLQKQAM